The proteins below are encoded in one region of Rhinolophus sinicus isolate RSC01 linkage group LG07, ASM3656204v1, whole genome shotgun sequence:
- the LOC109454334 gene encoding uncharacterized protein LOC109454334 isoform X1 has translation MLRLLQIKDKTFHQQKNCHSLYCYTCFNVVVWNPTYNISEESVAFEDVAVTFTLEEWALLDPSQKKLYRDVMRETFRNLASVGLHLGKKWEDYNIENQYKIQGRKLRSHMVENFHESKEGSQCQETISQILNLNLNKKISEVKLCKCSVCGKVFVRHSSLNRHIRSHTGHKPYEYHECEEKPYKCKECGKGFSYRKSVHRHERTHTGEKPYECKECGKAFTWLTTFRRHMITHTGDAPYKCKECGKAFSCSTSLRTHERTHTGEKPYECKQCGKSLRSPLGLRIHERNHTGEKPYECKQCGKALSCPSSFRRHERTHTAEKQYECKQCEKTFSSPLGLRIHERIHTGEKPYECKECGKAFISLSSIRTHMVTHTGDGPYKCKECGKAFICPSSFRSHERTHTGEKPYECKQCGKTFSWPSSFRIHERIHTGEKPYKCMECGKTFIYRTTFQGHMRKHSGEKPYKCKECGKAFISPSSVRTHMIMHTGEGPYKCKECGKAFNFPSSFRIHERTHTGEKPYECKECGRAFSCYTSFRTHEKTHTGEKPFECKECGKAFVYRTTFRGHVRTHTGEKPYKCKQCGKAFSRPHSFRRHERSHTE, from the exons atgttgcgtttGTTACAAATTAAAGacaagaccttccaccagcaaaaaaattGCCACTCACTTTATTGCTACACTTGCTTTaatgtggtggtctggaacccaaCCTACAACATCTCTGAG GAATCAGTGGCCTTTGAGGATGTGGCTGTGACCTTCACCCTGGAGGAGTGGGCCTTACTGGATCCTTCACAGAAGAAACTCTACAGAGATGTGATGCGGGAAACCTTCAGGAACCTGGCCTCAGTAG gTCTGCATTTAGGAAAAAAGTGGGAAGATTATAACATTGAAAATCAGTACAAAATCCAGGGGAGAAAACTAAG AAGTCATATGGTAGAAAATTTCCATGAAAGCAAAGAAGGTAGTCAGTGTCAAGAAACCATCAGCCAAATTCTGAATCTTAATCTGAACAAGAAAATTTCTGAAGTAAAACTATGTAAATGTAGTGTGTGTGGGAAAGTTTTTGTGCGTCATTCATCCCTTAATAGGCACATCAGATCTCACACTGGACACAAACCGTATGAGTATCATGAATGTGAAGAGAAGCcatataaatgtaaagaatgtgggaaaggCTTCAGTTACCGGAAATCTGTTCATAGACATGAAAGgactcacactggagagaaaccctatgaatgtaaggaatgtgggaaagctttcaCGTGGCTCACAACCTTTCGAAGACACATGATAACACACACTGGCGATGCTCCTtataaatgtaaggaatgtgggaaagcctttagttGTTCCACATCACTTCGGACACATGAAagaactcacactggagagaaaccatatgaaTGTAAACAGTGTGGTAAATCTCTCAGATCTCCCCTAGGTCTGCgaatacatgaaagaaatcacactggagaaaaaccctatgaatgtaagcaGTGTGGTAAAGCCCTCAGTTGTCCCAGTTCCTTTAGAAGACATGAAAGGACTCACACTGCAGAGAAACAATATGAATGTAAGCAGTGTGAAAAAACCTTCAGTTCTCCTCTAGGTTTAAGAATACATGAAAGAATTCAcactggtgagaaaccctatgaatgtaaggaatgtggtaaagctttcatttctctttcaagcATTCGAACACACATGGTAACACACACAGGAGATGGACCTtataaatgtaaggaatgtgggaaagcatTCATTTGTCCCAGTTCTTTTCGATCACATGAAAGgactcacactggagagaagccaTATGAATGTAAACAGTGTGGTAAAACCTTCAGTTGGCCCAGTTCCTTTCGAATACATGAAAGAAtacacactggagagaaaccctataaatgtatGGAATGTGGGAAGACCTTCATTTATCGTACAACCTTTCAAGGACACATGAGAAAGCACagtggagagaaaccctataaatgtaaagaatgtgggaaagccttcattTCTCCCTCAAGTGTTCGAACACACATGATAATGCATACTGGAGAGGGACCTtataaatgtaaggaatgtgggaaagccttcaatTTTCCCAGTTCATTTCGAATACATGAAAGgactcacactggagagaagccctatgaatgtaaggaatgtggtaGAGCCTTCAGTTGTTACACATCCTTTCGAACACATGAAAAAAcccatactggagagaaaccttttGAATGTAAAGAGTGTGGAAAAGCCTTCGTTTATCGCACCACCTTTCGAGGACACGTGAGAACGCACACTGGCGAGAAACCATACAAATGTAAacaatgtgggaaagccttcagtcgTCCCCATTCCTTTAGAAGGCATGAAAGATCTCATACAGAATAA
- the LOC109454334 gene encoding uncharacterized protein LOC109454334 isoform X2, producing MESVAFEDVAVTFTLEEWALLDPSQKKLYRDVMRETFRNLASVGLHLGKKWEDYNIENQYKIQGRKLRSHMVENFHESKEGSQCQETISQILNLNLNKKISEVKLCKCSVCGKVFVRHSSLNRHIRSHTGHKPYEYHECEEKPYKCKECGKGFSYRKSVHRHERTHTGEKPYECKECGKAFTWLTTFRRHMITHTGDAPYKCKECGKAFSCSTSLRTHERTHTGEKPYECKQCGKSLRSPLGLRIHERNHTGEKPYECKQCGKALSCPSSFRRHERTHTAEKQYECKQCEKTFSSPLGLRIHERIHTGEKPYECKECGKAFISLSSIRTHMVTHTGDGPYKCKECGKAFICPSSFRSHERTHTGEKPYECKQCGKTFSWPSSFRIHERIHTGEKPYKCMECGKTFIYRTTFQGHMRKHSGEKPYKCKECGKAFISPSSVRTHMIMHTGEGPYKCKECGKAFNFPSSFRIHERTHTGEKPYECKECGRAFSCYTSFRTHEKTHTGEKPFECKECGKAFVYRTTFRGHVRTHTGEKPYKCKQCGKAFSRPHSFRRHERSHTE from the exons ATG GAATCAGTGGCCTTTGAGGATGTGGCTGTGACCTTCACCCTGGAGGAGTGGGCCTTACTGGATCCTTCACAGAAGAAACTCTACAGAGATGTGATGCGGGAAACCTTCAGGAACCTGGCCTCAGTAG gTCTGCATTTAGGAAAAAAGTGGGAAGATTATAACATTGAAAATCAGTACAAAATCCAGGGGAGAAAACTAAG AAGTCATATGGTAGAAAATTTCCATGAAAGCAAAGAAGGTAGTCAGTGTCAAGAAACCATCAGCCAAATTCTGAATCTTAATCTGAACAAGAAAATTTCTGAAGTAAAACTATGTAAATGTAGTGTGTGTGGGAAAGTTTTTGTGCGTCATTCATCCCTTAATAGGCACATCAGATCTCACACTGGACACAAACCGTATGAGTATCATGAATGTGAAGAGAAGCcatataaatgtaaagaatgtgggaaaggCTTCAGTTACCGGAAATCTGTTCATAGACATGAAAGgactcacactggagagaaaccctatgaatgtaaggaatgtgggaaagctttcaCGTGGCTCACAACCTTTCGAAGACACATGATAACACACACTGGCGATGCTCCTtataaatgtaaggaatgtgggaaagcctttagttGTTCCACATCACTTCGGACACATGAAagaactcacactggagagaaaccatatgaaTGTAAACAGTGTGGTAAATCTCTCAGATCTCCCCTAGGTCTGCgaatacatgaaagaaatcacactggagaaaaaccctatgaatgtaagcaGTGTGGTAAAGCCCTCAGTTGTCCCAGTTCCTTTAGAAGACATGAAAGGACTCACACTGCAGAGAAACAATATGAATGTAAGCAGTGTGAAAAAACCTTCAGTTCTCCTCTAGGTTTAAGAATACATGAAAGAATTCAcactggtgagaaaccctatgaatgtaaggaatgtggtaaagctttcatttctctttcaagcATTCGAACACACATGGTAACACACACAGGAGATGGACCTtataaatgtaaggaatgtgggaaagcatTCATTTGTCCCAGTTCTTTTCGATCACATGAAAGgactcacactggagagaagccaTATGAATGTAAACAGTGTGGTAAAACCTTCAGTTGGCCCAGTTCCTTTCGAATACATGAAAGAAtacacactggagagaaaccctataaatgtatGGAATGTGGGAAGACCTTCATTTATCGTACAACCTTTCAAGGACACATGAGAAAGCACagtggagagaaaccctataaatgtaaagaatgtgggaaagccttcattTCTCCCTCAAGTGTTCGAACACACATGATAATGCATACTGGAGAGGGACCTtataaatgtaaggaatgtgggaaagccttcaatTTTCCCAGTTCATTTCGAATACATGAAAGgactcacactggagagaagccctatgaatgtaaggaatgtggtaGAGCCTTCAGTTGTTACACATCCTTTCGAACACATGAAAAAAcccatactggagagaaaccttttGAATGTAAAGAGTGTGGAAAAGCCTTCGTTTATCGCACCACCTTTCGAGGACACGTGAGAACGCACACTGGCGAGAAACCATACAAATGTAAacaatgtgggaaagccttcagtcgTCCCCATTCCTTTAGAAGGCATGAAAGATCTCATACAGAATAA
- the LOC109454334 gene encoding uncharacterized protein LOC109454334 isoform X3, producing MRETFRNLASVGLHLGKKWEDYNIENQYKIQGRKLRSHMVENFHESKEGSQCQETISQILNLNLNKKISEVKLCKCSVCGKVFVRHSSLNRHIRSHTGHKPYEYHECEEKPYKCKECGKGFSYRKSVHRHERTHTGEKPYECKECGKAFTWLTTFRRHMITHTGDAPYKCKECGKAFSCSTSLRTHERTHTGEKPYECKQCGKSLRSPLGLRIHERNHTGEKPYECKQCGKALSCPSSFRRHERTHTAEKQYECKQCEKTFSSPLGLRIHERIHTGEKPYECKECGKAFISLSSIRTHMVTHTGDGPYKCKECGKAFICPSSFRSHERTHTGEKPYECKQCGKTFSWPSSFRIHERIHTGEKPYKCMECGKTFIYRTTFQGHMRKHSGEKPYKCKECGKAFISPSSVRTHMIMHTGEGPYKCKECGKAFNFPSSFRIHERTHTGEKPYECKECGRAFSCYTSFRTHEKTHTGEKPFECKECGKAFVYRTTFRGHVRTHTGEKPYKCKQCGKAFSRPHSFRRHERSHTE from the exons ATGCGGGAAACCTTCAGGAACCTGGCCTCAGTAG gTCTGCATTTAGGAAAAAAGTGGGAAGATTATAACATTGAAAATCAGTACAAAATCCAGGGGAGAAAACTAAG AAGTCATATGGTAGAAAATTTCCATGAAAGCAAAGAAGGTAGTCAGTGTCAAGAAACCATCAGCCAAATTCTGAATCTTAATCTGAACAAGAAAATTTCTGAAGTAAAACTATGTAAATGTAGTGTGTGTGGGAAAGTTTTTGTGCGTCATTCATCCCTTAATAGGCACATCAGATCTCACACTGGACACAAACCGTATGAGTATCATGAATGTGAAGAGAAGCcatataaatgtaaagaatgtgggaaaggCTTCAGTTACCGGAAATCTGTTCATAGACATGAAAGgactcacactggagagaaaccctatgaatgtaaggaatgtgggaaagctttcaCGTGGCTCACAACCTTTCGAAGACACATGATAACACACACTGGCGATGCTCCTtataaatgtaaggaatgtgggaaagcctttagttGTTCCACATCACTTCGGACACATGAAagaactcacactggagagaaaccatatgaaTGTAAACAGTGTGGTAAATCTCTCAGATCTCCCCTAGGTCTGCgaatacatgaaagaaatcacactggagaaaaaccctatgaatgtaagcaGTGTGGTAAAGCCCTCAGTTGTCCCAGTTCCTTTAGAAGACATGAAAGGACTCACACTGCAGAGAAACAATATGAATGTAAGCAGTGTGAAAAAACCTTCAGTTCTCCTCTAGGTTTAAGAATACATGAAAGAATTCAcactggtgagaaaccctatgaatgtaaggaatgtggtaaagctttcatttctctttcaagcATTCGAACACACATGGTAACACACACAGGAGATGGACCTtataaatgtaaggaatgtgggaaagcatTCATTTGTCCCAGTTCTTTTCGATCACATGAAAGgactcacactggagagaagccaTATGAATGTAAACAGTGTGGTAAAACCTTCAGTTGGCCCAGTTCCTTTCGAATACATGAAAGAAtacacactggagagaaaccctataaatgtatGGAATGTGGGAAGACCTTCATTTATCGTACAACCTTTCAAGGACACATGAGAAAGCACagtggagagaaaccctataaatgtaaagaatgtgggaaagccttcattTCTCCCTCAAGTGTTCGAACACACATGATAATGCATACTGGAGAGGGACCTtataaatgtaaggaatgtgggaaagccttcaatTTTCCCAGTTCATTTCGAATACATGAAAGgactcacactggagagaagccctatgaatgtaaggaatgtggtaGAGCCTTCAGTTGTTACACATCCTTTCGAACACATGAAAAAAcccatactggagagaaaccttttGAATGTAAAGAGTGTGGAAAAGCCTTCGTTTATCGCACCACCTTTCGAGGACACGTGAGAACGCACACTGGCGAGAAACCATACAAATGTAAacaatgtgggaaagccttcagtcgTCCCCATTCCTTTAGAAGGCATGAAAGATCTCATACAGAATAA